A window from Burkholderiales bacterium encodes these proteins:
- the pth gene encoding peptidyl-tRNA hydrolase, translating into MRLVVGLGNPGPQYAGTRHNAGFWWVERIAERQRAAWREEPKFHGAVARVAEGDVDLWLLKPLTYMNLSGRAVGALARFYRIAPESILVVHDELDFPPGTIKLKRGGGVAGHNGLKDIAAQLGTQDFWRLRLGIGHPGVGGDVAAYVLSPPRNEERVAIEEAMARGLDVWPLIARGQMEAAMLKLHTKAAKREA; encoded by the coding sequence ATGCGGCTTGTCGTGGGTCTCGGCAATCCCGGCCCCCAGTATGCCGGCACCCGGCACAACGCCGGTTTCTGGTGGGTCGAGCGCATCGCGGAGCGCCAGCGCGCCGCCTGGCGGGAAGAGCCCAAGTTCCACGGCGCCGTGGCGCGAGTCGCCGAGGGAGACGTGGACCTGTGGCTCCTCAAGCCTTTGACCTACATGAACCTGAGCGGTCGGGCGGTGGGCGCCCTGGCCCGGTTCTACAGGATCGCCCCCGAAAGCATCCTGGTGGTCCACGACGAGCTGGACTTTCCTCCGGGAACGATCAAGCTCAAGCGCGGCGGCGGCGTCGCGGGCCACAACGGGCTCAAGGACATCGCTGCCCAGCTCGGGACCCAGGACTTCTGGCGGCTGCGCCTCGGCATCGGGCATCCGGGCGTGGGCGGCGACGTGGCTGCATACGTGTTGAGCCCGCCGCGAAACGAGGAGCGCGTGGCCATCGAGGAGGCAATGGCGCGGGGCCTGGACGTGTGGCCCCTGATCGCCCGCGGACAGATGGAAGCGGCCATGCTGAAGCTCCATACGAAAGCGGCCAAGCGGGAGGCGTGA
- the rplY gene encoding 50S ribosomal protein L25, whose amino-acid sequence MKMEVSAKTRNVQGTGASRRLRRSGWVPGILYGSKEPALPIQVEHLALMNNLKHEAFHSSILTMDLEGKKEQVLLRDVQMHPFKKQVLHVDFQRVAQDQKIHIKVPLHFVNAEIAPGVKLSGGIVSHVMTEVDVVCLPKDLPEYIEVDVGHLTVGHSLHLADIKLPEGVEAVALNKGDNPVVATILVHRVAMEEEAVEAAPVAAEVPLVGGEKKEEKKES is encoded by the coding sequence ATGAAGATGGAAGTGAGCGCGAAAACGCGCAACGTGCAGGGTACGGGTGCGAGCCGCCGCCTGCGCCGTTCCGGCTGGGTGCCGGGGATCCTCTACGGGAGTAAGGAGCCTGCCCTGCCGATTCAGGTGGAACACCTGGCGTTGATGAACAACCTGAAGCACGAGGCGTTCCATTCCTCCATCCTGACCATGGACCTGGAGGGGAAGAAGGAACAGGTGCTGCTGCGGGATGTGCAGATGCACCCCTTCAAGAAGCAGGTGTTGCACGTGGACTTCCAGCGGGTGGCCCAGGACCAGAAGATCCACATCAAGGTGCCGCTGCATTTCGTGAACGCCGAGATCGCACCCGGGGTCAAGCTCTCGGGCGGCATCGTCAGCCACGTCATGACGGAAGTGGACGTGGTCTGCCTGCCCAAGGACCTGCCTGAGTACATCGAGGTGGACGTGGGCCATCTGACCGTCGGGCATTCTCTCCACCTGGCGGACATCAAGCTGCCGGAAGGGGTGGAGGCGGTGGCGCTCAACAAGGGGGACAACCCGGTGGTGGCCACCATTCTGGTGCATCGGGTTGCGATGGAGGAAGAGGCCGTGGAGGCGGCGCCGGTGGCTGCGGAGGTCCCGCTGGTGGGCGGAGAGAAGAAGGAGGAAAAGAAAGAATCCTGA
- the prs gene encoding ribose-phosphate pyrophosphokinase: MPYADMMVFTGNANPKLAEDVVRHLNIHLGRATVGRFSDGEVMVEILENVRGKDVFVLQSTCPPSNDNLMEVLVMVDALKRASAGRITAAIPYFGYARQDRRPRSARVPITAKMIANMLTSAGVDRVLTMDLHSDQIQGFFDIPVDNIYATPILLGDLWKHDYEDMVVVSPDVGGVVRARAVAKRLESDLAIIDKRRPKPNVATVMNIIGEVEERTCVIMDDLVDTANTLCEAAQALKDHGAKRVLAYCTHPVLSGRAVERISQSVLDELVVTDTIPLREDAQKCCKIRQLTVAGLLAETMLRISNEDSVSSLFME; the protein is encoded by the coding sequence ATGCCTTACGCCGACATGATGGTGTTCACCGGCAACGCCAATCCCAAGCTTGCCGAAGACGTGGTGCGCCACCTCAACATCCATCTGGGCAGGGCCACCGTGGGGCGCTTCAGCGACGGCGAAGTGATGGTGGAGATCCTGGAAAACGTGCGGGGCAAGGACGTGTTCGTGCTCCAGTCCACCTGCCCGCCCAGCAACGACAACCTGATGGAGGTGCTGGTCATGGTGGACGCGCTCAAGCGCGCCTCCGCCGGCCGCATCACCGCGGCGATCCCCTACTTCGGCTACGCGCGCCAAGACCGGCGCCCGCGCTCGGCTCGGGTGCCCATCACTGCCAAGATGATCGCCAACATGTTGACCAGTGCGGGCGTGGACCGGGTGCTCACCATGGACCTGCATTCGGACCAGATCCAGGGCTTCTTCGACATCCCAGTGGACAACATCTACGCCACCCCCATCCTGCTGGGCGACTTGTGGAAACACGATTACGAGGACATGGTGGTCGTGTCGCCGGACGTGGGCGGCGTGGTGCGGGCCCGCGCGGTGGCGAAGCGCCTGGAATCGGATCTCGCGATCATCGACAAGCGGCGGCCCAAGCCCAATGTCGCCACGGTGATGAACATCATCGGCGAAGTGGAAGAGCGTACTTGCGTCATCATGGACGACCTGGTGGACACCGCCAACACCCTGTGCGAGGCGGCCCAGGCGCTCAAGGATCACGGGGCGAAGAGGGTGCTGGCCTATTGCACCCATCCGGTGCTGTCAGGCAGGGCGGTGGAGCGGATCAGCCAGTCGGTGCTGGACGAGCTGGTGGTGACCGACACCATCCCACTGCGGGAAGACGCCCAGAAGTGCTGCAAGATCCGCCAGCTCACCGTGGCGGGGCTTCTTGCCGAGACCATGTTGCGCATCAGCAACGAGGACTCGGTGAGCTCCCTGTTCATGGAATGA
- the ispE gene encoding 4-diphosphocytidyl-2-C-methyl-D-erythritol kinase encodes MGQTLTGVDFPAPAKLNLFLHVIGRRPDGYHLLQTVYRFLDYGDRLRLRVREDGEIRRPGGVPGVAPEEDLTVRAARLLKAASGTRLGVEIEIDKRLPIGGGLGGGSSDAATTLLALNRLWGLNLPRPQLMALALRLGADVPVFVFGRSAFGEGVGERLTEIPLAPAWYLVLVPQVAVSTAEIFASGDLTRNTNPIKMSAFSVEQGRNDLEPVVRRRFPQVDACMRWLERYAQARLTGSGACVFAAFDREEEARRVLDLRPRDLEGFVAQGMDRHPLHDFAD; translated from the coding sequence GTGGGCCAGACCTTGACCGGGGTGGATTTCCCCGCACCCGCCAAGCTCAACCTGTTTCTGCACGTGATCGGGCGCCGTCCCGACGGCTACCATCTGCTGCAGACGGTGTACCGTTTCCTCGACTACGGGGATCGGCTGCGGCTGCGCGTGCGGGAAGACGGGGAAATCCGGCGCCCGGGGGGCGTGCCGGGGGTGGCGCCGGAAGAGGATCTCACCGTGCGCGCGGCCCGCCTGCTCAAGGCGGCCTCCGGGACCCGGCTCGGGGTGGAGATCGAGATCGACAAGCGCCTGCCCATCGGCGGCGGGCTGGGGGGCGGCAGCTCCGATGCGGCCACCACCCTGCTCGCCCTGAACCGGCTGTGGGGGCTCAATCTCCCCCGCCCGCAATTGATGGCGCTCGCGCTTCGGCTCGGGGCCGACGTGCCGGTGTTCGTCTTCGGCCGCAGCGCCTTCGGGGAAGGGGTAGGGGAGCGGCTGACGGAGATTCCCCTTGCGCCCGCCTGGTATCTGGTGCTGGTGCCGCAGGTGGCTGTCTCCACGGCGGAAATCTTCGCCAGCGGCGATTTGACACGCAACACGAATCCCATCAAAATGAGCGCCTTTTCGGTGGAACAGGGGCGCAACGACCTGGAGCCCGTGGTGAGGCGCCGCTTTCCCCAGGTCGATGCCTGCATGCGCTGGCTGGAGCGCTATGCCCAGGCGCGGCTCACCGGGTCGGGGGCGTGCGTGTTCGCCGCGTTCGACCGGGAAGAAGAGGCGCGGCGGGTGTTGGACTTGCGGCCCCGGGACCTGGAAGGCTTCGTGGCCCAGGGCATGGATCGGCACCCGCTGCACGACTTCGCTGACTGA